From Schizosaccharomyces pombe strain 972h- genome assembly, chromosome: II, the proteins below share one genomic window:
- the sda1 gene encoding SDA1 family protein, whose translation MVKRRTAAVLPNNLPHLQHLVKKDPKSYREEFLQQWNHYETAREIFLVNPSSDISEFCSLIDFISQTCNYYHDVTADFPSELIELLQKNHTIFPFELCEKIVLCLVLLKNKTVISPITLLQCFFPLFRENPTRGVRELLYQQVSLTIRNANKQAKNDKLNKAVQSALFTLVDGSGSGSATHTDYSGQKREYSASELSGVWAVKMVRDLWKRNVWSGDARAVNIMKSAALSSNPKVMLAGIYFFLGADNQEEEEESDDEGPDVSKLLHQANVNKKTKSREAALLRARAVVKKKERGKQNVPTNVNFPALQLLHDPQGFAEELFEKHLASSKSRLSMDQKLVVLRLLTRLVGSHKLTVLGLYSFLMKYLTPHQRDVTQFLACLAQASHEFVPPDALEPLVRKIADEFVTSGVANEVVCAGINAIREVCARAPLAMTPDLLQDLTEYKSSKDKGVMMASRSLITLYREVAPDMLKRKDRGKLASIEMKDRTPLKYGEELNVTHGIQGLELLAQYKAEHGEEGENGDDWDNWEVSEDGQNSDDSGGWIDVDSDDNIELSDSDEEEEKATARKESDEKGSSSQKELVDRMTELASQSILTPNDLKKLEELREQAGVDRLVNGPKRSLKRPDDAVEADEIEGPRKKAKNDREARIASVMEGREGRDKFSSKKAGFNPTSLSNKRKQRNKNFMMIKHKLKGKAGRSLVQKQKVLREHVAREKRKIK comes from the coding sequence ATGGTGAAAAGACGCACTGCTGCTGTTTTACCTAACAATCTTCCTCATCTACAACATCTGGTCAAAAAGGATCCAAAATCCTACAGAGAAGAATTTTTGCAGCAATGGAATCACTATGAAACCGCGCGCgaaatttttcttgttaaTCCATCTTCAGACATTTCCGAATTTTGTTCATTAATCGATTTCATTTCCCAAACTTGTAATTATTATCATGATGTTACTGCCGACTTTCCTAGCGAATTAATTGAGctattacaaaaaaaccACACAATATTCCCTTTCGAACTTTGTGAAAAAATCGTTTTATGCCTTGttctgttaaaaaataaaacagtAATATCTCCTATTACATTACTACAATGTTTTTTCCCGCTTTTCCGTGAAAATCCTACTCGTGGTGTTCGCGAACTTTTGTATCAACAGGTATCTCTCACCATTCGGAATGCCAATAAACAAGCCAAAAATGATAAGTTGAATAAAGCTGTTCAGTCTGCTCTGTTTACTTTGGTTGACGGTTCGGGTAGTGGTTCAGCAACACATACTGATTATTCTGGACAAAAGCGAGAATATTCAGCAAGTGAATTATCAGGTGTTTGGGCTGTCAAAATGGTTCGTGATTTATGGAAAAGGAATGTTTGGTCCGGTGATGCACGTGCCGTAAACATCATGAAATCTGCCGCACTATCATCAAACCCCAAAGTTATGCTTGCAGggatttactttttcttagGTGCTGACAATCAAGAAGAGGAGGAGGAATCTGATGATGAGGGTCCAGATGTTTCCAAGCTTTTGCATCAAGctaatgtaaataaaaagacaAAATCCCGTGAGGCTGCTTTGCTTCGTGCTCGCGCAGTtgtaaagaagaaagagcGAGGAAAACAAAACGTCCCCACAAACGTTAACTTTCCGGCTTTACAGCTTCTTCATGACCCTCAAGGATTTGCCGAAgaactttttgaaaagcacTTGGCTAGCTCAAAAAGCCGTCTGTCAATGGATCAAAAACTGGTGGTCCTTCGACTCCTTACCAGATTGGTAGGTTCTCACAAACTTACAGTCCTAGgtctttattcttttttaatgaaatatttgaCACCCCACCAGAGAGACGTTACTCAGTTTTTAGCATGTCTCGCTCAAGCTTCCCATGAATTCGTACCTCCAGATGCGCTTGAACCGTTAGTTAGAAAAATTGCCGACGAATTCGTTACTTCAGGTGTCGCCAATGAGGTTGTTTGTGCTGGTATTAATGCTATTCGTGAAGTTTGTGCTCGTGCGCCTTTGGCAATGACTCCCGACCTTCTTCAGGATCTAACTGAGTACAAATCTAGTAAGGATAAAGGTGTTATGATGGCTAGTCGTAGTCTCATCACTCTGTATCGTGAAGTTGCTCCCGACATgttgaaaagaaaggatCGTGGTAAGCTTGCTTCTATTGAGATGAAAGATCGTACACCTTTGAAGTATGGTGAGGAGTTAAACGTCACCCACGGAATCCAAGGATTGGAACTTTTAGCTCAGTATAAAGCTGAACACGGAGAAGAAGGAGAAAATGGAGACGATTGGGATAATTGGGAAGTTTCAGAAGATGGACAGAATTCTGATGATAGTGGTGGCTGGATCGATGTCGATAGTGATGACAATATTGAATTAAGTGACAGCgatgaagaggaagagaAGGCCACTGCAAGAAAAGAATCAGATGAGAAAGGATCTTCTTCACAAAAGGAACTAGTTGATAGAATGACCGAGCTTGCGTCTCAATCTATTTTGACACCTAATGACTTGAAAAAGTTGGAAGAGCTTAGGGAGCAAGCGGGTGTTGATCGTCTCGTCAATGGACCTAAGCGTTCTTTAAAGAGGCCAGACGATGCCGTTGAGgctgatgaaattgaaggTCCTAGAAAAAAGGCTAAGAACGACCGAGAAGCCCGTATTGCTAGTGTCATGGAAGGACGTGAAGGACGtgataaattttcatcTAAAAAGGCAGGTTTTAACCCAACAAGTCTTTCtaacaaaagaaaacaacgTAACAAGAACTTTATGATGATTAAGCATAAATTAAAAGGTAAAGCTGGACGAAGTCTTgttcaaaagcaaaaagttTTACGAGAACACGTAGCTCGtgaaaaaaggaaaataaagtaa
- the idi1 gene encoding isopentenyl-diphosphate delta-isomerase Idi1, producing the protein MIMSSQQEKKDYDEEQLRLMEEVCIVVDENDVPLRYGTKKECHLMENINKGLLHRAFSMFIFDEQNRLLLQQRAEEKITFPSLWTNTCCSHPLDVAGERGNTLPEAVEGVKNAAQRKLFHELGIQAKYIPKDKFQFLTRIHYLAPSTGAWGEHEIDYILFFKGKVELDINPNEVQAYKYVTMEELKEMFSDPQYGFTPWFKLICEHFMFKWWQDVDHASKFQDTLIHRC; encoded by the exons ATGATTATGAGTTCCCAACAAGAGAAAAAGGATTATGATGAAGAACAATTAAGGTTGATGGAAGAAGTTTGTATCGTTGTAGATGAAAATGATGTCCCTTTAAGATATGGAACGAAAAAGGAGT GTCATTTGAtggaaaatataaataaaggTCTTTTGCATAGAGCATTCTCTATGTTCATCTTTGATGAGCAAAATCGCCTTTTACTTCAGCAGCGTGCAGAAGAGAAAATTACATTTCCATCCTTATGGACGAATACATGTTGCTCCCACCCATTGGATGTTGCTGGTGAACGTGGTAATACTTTACCTGAAGCTGTTGAAGGTGTTAAGAATGCAGCTCAACGCAAGCTGTTCCATGAATTGGGTATTCAAGCCAAGTATATTCCCAAAGACAAATTTCAGTTTCTTACACGAATCCATTACCTTGCTCCTAGTACTGGTGCTTGGGGAGAGCATGAAA TTGACtacattcttttcttcaaaggTAAAGTTGAGCTGGATATCAATCCCAATGAAGTTCAAGCCTATAAGTATGTTACTATGGAAGAGTTAAAAGAGATGTTTTCCGATCCTCAATATGGATTCACACCATGGTTCAAACTTATTTGTGAGCATTTTATGTTTAAATGGTGGCAGGATGTAGATCATGCGTCAAAATTCCAAGATACCTTAATTCATCGTTGCTAA
- the pre6 gene encoding 20S proteasome complex subunit alpha 4 Pre6, whose translation MSGYDRALSVFSPDGRLLQVEYGQEAVRRGTTAIALRGNECIVIGVERKNVPKLQNVSNFQKIAMVDNHVCLAFAGLNADARILIDKARVEAQNHKLNLADPVSIEYLTRYVAGVQQKYTQSGGVRPFGVSTLIAGFDVGDNTPRVYQTEPAGIYNAWKATAIGRASKAAREYLEKNWKEGLSRDETIHLAVSSLLEVVQTASGNIELAIMDPGKDVEFLHSDKIDTIVKEIQDEKEAEAARKKSGRSAPGVSTTSTIQ comes from the exons ATGTCGGGATATGATCGTGCATTATCCGTTTTTTCACCAGATGGACGCTTGCTTCAAGTAGAATACGGACAAGAAGCAGTCCGCCGTGGTACCACTGCA ATTGCTCTTCGAGGAAATGAGTGTATTGTAATAGGTGTTGAACGAAAGAATGTTCCTAAACTTCAAAACGTTTctaatttccaaaaaattgctATGGTTGATAACCATGTTTGTCTAGCATTTGCAGGGTTAAATGCCGACGCTagaattttaattgataaagCTCGTGTTGAAGCACAAAACcataaattgaatttgGCAGATCCTGTTTCTATTGAGTATTTAACTCGCTATGTCGCTGGTGTTCAGCAAAAATACACTCAATCTGGTGGTGTACGACCTTTTGGTGTTTCTACCCTTATTGCTGGATTCGACGTTGGTGATAACACTCCACGGGTTTACCAGACAGAGCCTGCTGGTATCTATAATGCATG GAAAGCCACTGCAATCGGCCGTGCTAGTAAGGCTGCTCGTGAAtatcttgaaaaaaattggaaagaAGGACTATCTCGCGACGAGACAATTCACCTCGCCGTTTCCAGTCTTTTAGAAGTAGTTCAAACCGCTTCTGGAAACATTGAGTTGGCCATCATGGATCCAGGCAAAGATGTAGAATTCTTGCATTCCGATAAAATAGACACTATTGTTAAAGAGATTCAAGATGAGAAAGAAGCTGAAGCTGCTCGTAAAAAGAGTGGCCGTTCTGCCCCTGGAGTCTCTACAACTTCTACGATTCAATAA
- the cys2 gene encoding homoserine O-acetyltransferase, which produces MLRASSKRLQLSWQVFRRFQSSNPQLSFPCVDQAQERSRQFEQSLQKQQACPNSVDPSASITSPSLSSGPEPVYGKIVSGFKKFYHNKPFLCDHGGILPKFEIAYETWGTLNKDHSNAILLHTGLSASSHAHSHPENTAPGWWEQFIGPGKDVDTNKFFVICTNVLGSCYGSTGPSSVDPGDGKHYATRFPIITVNDMIRAQLLLLDHLKIEKLYASVGSSLGGMQSLTLGALAPHRVGRIASISGGARSHPYSIALRFTQRQILMNDPYWNRGFYYDGVPPHTGMKLAREVATISYRSGPEWEQRFGNRRADPSVSPAFCPDFLIETYLDHAGEKFCLQYDPNSLLYISKAMDMHDMSASHQRSLSENRKKNQHKLDKYLSADVSAEEIIKLNEDTSVLPDVPYQEIANEDRAPEPDPETNLIAGLAPLKDTPVMVMGVESDNLMPVECQRETARCLEKAGNKQVVYHELDANESFYGHDTFLIYRKDLDLVGGKLKKFLELS; this is translated from the coding sequence ATGTTGAGAGCTTCCAGTAAGCGTTTACAACTATCTTGGCAAGTGTTTCGTCGCTTTCAAAGTTCGAACCCACAATTGTCATTTCCTTGCGTAGATCAAGCACAGGAGCGTAGCAGACAATTCGAGCAGTCTCTGCAAAAACAGCAGGCATGTCCTAACTCTGTAGACCCTAGCGCATCTATCACATCCCCGTCACTCTCTTCAGGTCCTGAGCCTGTTTACGGTAAAATTGTGTCaggctttaaaaaattttaccaCAACAAACCCTTCTTATGCGATCATGGTGGTATTCTGCCGAAATTTGAAATAGCTTACGAAACTTGGGGAACATTGAATAAAGATCATTCTAATGCGATTCTTCTACACACCGGTTTATCAGCATCTTCTCATGCTCATTCACACCCTGAAAACACGGCGCCTGGATGGTGGGAGCAGTTCATCGGACCGGGTAAAGATGTTGATaccaataaatttttcgtTATTTGCACAAACGTCCTTGGCAGTTGCTACGGTAGTACGGGCCCATCTTCTGTTGACCCTGGTGATGGTAAGCATTATGCCACTCGCTTTCCAATCATCACTGTAAATGACATGATTAGAGCGcagcttcttcttttggACCATCTTAAAATCGAAAAGTTATACGCTAGTGTTGGTAGCTCTCTCGGCGGTATGCAATCTTTAACTTTGGGAGCATTGGCCCCTCATCGCGTGGGTCGAATCGCTAGTATTTCTGGTGGAGCTCGTTCTCACCCCTATTCAATTGCATTGAGATTTACTCAGCGCCAAATCCTCATGAATGACCCTTACTGGAATCGCGGTTTTTATTATGATGGTGTCCCTCCTCACACCGGTATGAAATTAGCTCGTGAAGTCGCCACTATTTCTTATCGTTCTGGTCCTGAGTGGGAGCAACGATTTGGAAACCGACGTGCTGATCCTTCGGTTTCTCCCGCTTTTTGTCCCGATTTTCTTATTGAAACCTACTTGGATCACGCTGGTGAAAAATTCTGCTTGCAATACGACCCTAACTCACTTTTATACATCTCAAAAGCTATGGACATGCATGATATGTCTGCCTCTCATCAGCGTAGTTTATCGGAGAACAGAAAGAAGAATCAACATAAACTAGACAAATACCTAAGTGCCGACGTTTCCGCTGaggaaataataaaattaaatgaagatACAAGTGTATTACCTGACGTTCCTTATCAGGAGATAGCGAACGAAGACCGTGCTCCTGAACCCGATCCAGAAACGAATTTGATAGCTGGTTTGGCTCCCCTTAAGGATACTCCTGTTATGGTCATGGGTGTCGAAAGCGACAACCTTATGCCTGTTGAATGTCAACGTGAGACCGCTCGCTGTCTGGAAAAAGCCGGTAATAAGCAGGTTGTGTATCACGAACTTGATGCCAACGAAAGTTTTTATGGTCATGAcacatttttaatttaccgCAAAGATCTTGATTTGGTCGGTGGTAAActgaagaaatttttggaattatCTTAA
- the rpl2501 gene encoding 60S ribosomal protein uL23 has product MSVAKAKGAQKTVQKGIHNKVAKKVRTSTTFRRPKTLQLSRKPKYARKSVAHAPRLDEYKIIVNPINSESAMKKIEDDNTLVFHVHLKANKFTIKEAVRKLYSVEPVKINTLIRPNGTKKAFVKLSADADALDVANRIGFL; this is encoded by the exons ATGAGCGTTGCTAAAGCCAAAGGAGCACAGAAGACCGTTCAAAAGGGTATCCATAACAAGGTTGCTAAGAAGGTTCGCACTTCTACCACCTTCCGTCG CCCCAAAACTCTTCAGCTTTCTCGCAAGCCCAAGTATGCTCGCAAGAGTGTTGCTCATGCTCCTCGTCTCGATGAGTACAAAATCATCGTCAATCCCATTAATAGCGAGTCCGCTATGAAGAAGATTGAAGATGACAACACTCTTGTCTTCCATGTCCATCTTAAAGCCAACAAGTTCACCATTAAGGAGGCTGTTCGTAAGCTTTACAGCGTTGAACCCGTCAAGATCAACACTTTGATTCGTCCTAACGGTACCAAGAAGGCTTTCGTTAAGTTGTCTGCTGATGCTGATGCTCTTGATGTTGCTAACCGCATTGGTTTCCTTTAA
- the ppr10 gene encoding protein Ppr10, with translation MFLRPWSRNFLCSCRGFSVCTPYASIKSASELALKNISELQALQKIQNHTEKLKFFSSKLHNKGEPFTLQLGDLITEHTSVPELNEILDKFSQSNELFTMRFLEKASIIAHKNRSAELARRLRTYAANAMIDLSRVAFVNIFWTLLKTRDKEGIVETIEGQPIAFKVARRIFRRLLVYTSEAGENIEICFFLTNSLFKRLLNNREALSKDEKSELQNLYYDLLLCFSYSYYVPGVKLLLPMLYNGSFKEINRTAIDRSLLALLSTGELEAALELLVYLKNNNIPINDAYLRMMVINFCLANKPTLAVRFCQAWFKQSKMLSSTENLLLIAESLSRASNDFAAISKQMQPFSIESSSFYLPSHRLLMLVALMMKNSSGILHSYAVLKKANAITNKELRIMMQHAMDLRSTEFAEAVLKESEFTLQSNRSQLLMDFVAILFLNKEYTKAFATLEKTFASKIKPSHNIISFSLSLVKRFGTKNDLFFLRRSFKNMGIETLDEIEKNLPPKVVYRCFNY, from the coding sequence ATGTTTCTTAGACCATGGAGCCGAAATTTCCTTTGTAGTTGTAGAGGATTTTCTGTTTGCACTCCTTACGCGAGTATTAAAAGCGCATCTGAACTGGCGCTGAAGAACATAAGTGAACTACAAGCGCTTcagaaaatacaaaatcatacggaaaaattaaaatttttttcgtcCAAATTGCACAATAAAGGAGAACCTTTTACTTTACAACTTGGTGATTTAATTACGGAACATACAAGTGTCCCAGAGCtcaatgaaattttggataAATTCAGTCAATCTAATGAGTTATTCACTATGCGATTTCTTGAAAAAGCTAGTATCATTGCTCATAAAAACCGTTCTGCTGAATTGGCCCGAAGGTTGCGTACATATGCAGCTAATGCCATGATTGATTTAAGTCGTGTTGCTTTTGTTAACATCTTTTGGACCCTTTTGAAAACTAGAGACAAGGAAGGTATTGTTGAAACTATAGAAGGTCAGCCAATAGCATTTAAAGTCGCCCGTCGAATCTTTCGCAGGTTGCTGGTCTATACATCGGAAGCGGGTGAAAACATTGAAATTTGCTTCTTCCTCACAAactctttatttaaacgACTTCTTAATAACCGTGAAGCCCTTTccaaagatgaaaagaGTGAACTCCAAAACCTCTATTATGATTTATTGTTATGTTTTTCTTACTCATATTATGTTCCAGGAGTTAAGCTTCTATTGCCTATGTTATATAACGGAAgctttaaagaaattaatcGCACAGCCATAGACAGGTCTTTGTTGGCTTTATTGTCAACCGGTGAATTGGAAGCTGCTCTTGAACTTCTAGTATACCTCAAGAATAATAATATCCCGATTAATGACGCCTATCTTCGGATGATGGTGATCAACTTTTGTTTGGCTAATAAGCCGACATTAGCGGTACGCTTTTGCCAAGCTTGGTTTAAACAAAGTAAAATGCTTTCTTCCACAGAAAATTTACTGCTTATTGCTGAGTCTCTTTCACGTGCTTCGAACGATTTTGCCGCCATTAGCAAGCAGATGCAaccattttcaattgaatcaTCTTCATTTTATCTACCTAGCCACAGACTATTAATGCTTGTCGCtttgatgatgaaaaattcTTCAGGGATATTACATTCGTATGCGGTACTCAAAAAAGCTAATGCTATAACAAACAAAGAACTAAGAATAATGATGCAACATGCAATGGACCTCCGATCAACTGAATTCGCTGAAGCAGTTTTGAAGGAGTCCGAGTTTACTTTGCAATCCAATCGCTCACAATTATTAATGGACTTTGTtgctattttatttttaaataaggAATACACCAAAGCTTTCGCCACGCTTGAAAAAACCTTCGCATCTAAGATTAAACCAAGTCATAATATTATATCTTTCTCGTTATCTCTAGTCAAACGCTTTGGTACTAAAAAtgaccttttttttctgcgTCGCTCTTTTAAGAACATGGGCATAGAAACTCTGGATgagatagaaaaaaatctgCCCCCTAAAGTCGTTTATAGATGCTTTAACTATTAA
- the exo70 gene encoding exocyst complex subunit Exo70 produces MSGGIFDDNKAGFETFQKNLNSVAKNVSDASNILLSMDKRLSGLEASAGILRDDVTNYNRVSSNIYDTLKEMESLQVIHSHLPVLQKGLQECQNLNKSVSQNLKSVMDILKSLAEDYTSLEGSPLQFASKSQQKVEMMLSEGCQILGALCYNILETYAASSLNKASTLLDLSIPWSFPNESLQQFIGLIQQFDADVLFPVSCSSDISNIYIKIKGECVVKLLHAVSMRTDEIKLNEGSVNFVTGKEDVSINLVALSRLLPAVASELLLLFDQVTAKALYPKIVKPAINTVTNATRQLEGVYEKRGAAENFVLLSLIDCIVVTRQNMNNLMPFEDASFLGFVNGVGREMEKILISSISRLYNGTCHNNKTVPLTTDRVSEMTHGIMSFLNELAEHENASYLLESIGNWGWRHEINADLSPARSVQDITRNYVMDCMDSYLTSVQTAAQAVDTIGWKMGVMLLNISVYFEAKCLESKIASFLQDVDLEKLGDRSQKYSTMYMEVWRQCSQNMLDSTYTKSQNKSTMSAKEREITKEKFRNFNEQVTSVVQVHRESVRFETGVATFLLQEVKKTVLPLYQRFYDKYINSDFTKNKDKYIKFTKADLDSFITSAFAPSL; encoded by the exons AT GAGTGGTGGTATTTTTGATGATAATAAAG CTGGGTTTGAAACGTTTCAAAAGAATCTCAATTCGGTCGCAAAGAATGTATCTGATGCCTCTAACATCCTATTGTCCATGGACAAACGATTGAGCGGCCTCGAGGCGTCTGCTGGAATCTTAAGAGATGATGTGACGAACTACAATCGCGTTTCTAGCA ACATCTACGACACGTTAAAGGAAATGGAGAGCCTTCAAGTTATCCATTCACACCTTCCTGTGCTGCAAAAGGGGTTGCAAGAATgccaaaatttaaataaatcagtatctcaaaatttaaaatctgTCATGGACATTCTAAAATCTTTAGCGGAAGATTATACGAGTTTAGAAGGAAGTCCACTTCAATTTGCCTCAAAATCGCAGCAAAAAGTTGAGATGATGCTATCAGAAGGATGCCAGATTTTAGGTGCATTGTGTTATAATATACTTGAAACTTATGCTGCATCCTCCCTTAACAAAGCATCTACACTTTTGGATTTATCCATCCCGTGGAGTTTTCCCAATGAATCTCTTCAGCAATTTATAGGTTTAATTCAGCAATTCGATGCTGATGTTCTGTTCCCAGTTTCTTGCTCTTCAGATATCTCTAATATATACATCAAGATAAAGGGCGAATGTGTTGTCAAGTTACTTCATGCCGTCTCTATGAGGACAGATGAAATTAAGCTCAACGAGGGATCAGTTAACTTCGTGACTGGAAAAGAAGATGTTTCGATCAATTTAGTTGCTTTATCTAGACTATTACCAGCCGTTGCCTCGGAATTGCTACTCTTGTTTGATCAAGTTACTGCTAAGGCACTTTATCCCAAAATCGTTAAGCCTGCCATAAACACTGTCACCAATGCCACCAGACAGCTTGAGGGagtttatgaaaaaagagGTGCTGcagaaaattttgttttgttgtCTTTAATTGATTGTATCGTTGTTACACGCCAAAACATGAATAATCTTATGCCTTTTGAAGATGCTTCTTTCCTTGGTTTTGTGAATGGTGTTGGTCGTGAAATGGAAAAGATATTGATTTCTTCTATATCGAGGCTGTATAATGGCACTTGCCATAACAACAAAACAGTCCCTCTCACAACTGATAGAGTCAGTGAAATGACTCATGGTATTATGAGTTTCTTGAATGAACTTGCTGAGCATGAAAATGCCTCTTATTTGCTTGAAAGTATTGGTAATTGGGGCTGGAGACACGAAATTAATGCTGATCTCAGTCCTGCGCGCTCAGTTCAAGACATTACGAGGAACTATGTTATGGATTGTATGGATTCCTACCTAACTTCTGTTCAAACAGCTGCCCAGGCAGTGGATACGATTGGATGGAAAATGGGCGTAATGCTTTTAAACATCAGCGTCTATTTTGAAGCAAAATGTCTTGAGTCAAAAATTGCATCATTTTTACAAGACGTTGATTTAGAAAAGCTAGGAGATCGATCACAAAAGTACTCAACCATGTATATGGAAGTTTGGCGACAGTGTTCTCAAAATATGCTCGATTCTACCTATACAAAATCTCAAAACAAATCCACTATGTCTGCTAAAGAACGAGAGATtacaaaggaaaaattcCGAAACTTCAACGAACAAGTTACATCTGTTGTTCAAGTGCATCGTGAATCTGTTAGGTTTGAAACTGGTGTTGCCACTTTTCTATTGCAAGAAGTTAAGAAAACTGTACTACCTTTATATCAAAGGTTCTATGATAA ATACATCAACAGtgattttacaaaaaataaagacaaG TATATCAAATTTACAAAGGCTGATTTAGATTCTTTTATTACAAGCGCGTTTGCTCCTTCCCTATGA